The following coding sequences are from one Candidatus Neomarinimicrobiota bacterium window:
- a CDS encoding glycosyltransferase family A protein → MNISVIIPTYNRERTIERAMLSVFRQTYPALEIIVVDDFSDDATAEILLEYKAKIKIITNESNRGVSYSRNMGIKAAKGDWLAFLDSDDRWDKHKLETQKLFHDTNPDLSISQCDEIWIRNGTRVNPMAKHAKKGGWIFEACIPRCIVSPSATIIHKNIFKKIGLFDSHLMACEDYDLWLRIAPHYEIGFLDKKLVTRYGGHDDQLSRKYWGMDRFRITAMEKHLDSKLNPDWKKALLEELVFKCGIIAEGARKRDNPELAERYLTKQKQHQERLQVYLQQPS, encoded by the coding sequence GTGAATATTTCAGTTATCATCCCTACCTATAATCGTGAGCGCACCATTGAACGAGCCATGCTATCGGTCTTCCGCCAGACTTATCCAGCCCTAGAGATCATTGTGGTAGATGATTTTTCAGATGATGCTACTGCTGAAATCCTGCTTGAATATAAAGCCAAGATCAAAATCATCACCAATGAGAGCAACCGGGGAGTCTCCTACTCCAGAAATATGGGAATCAAAGCCGCCAAAGGAGACTGGCTGGCATTTTTGGATTCTGATGATCGTTGGGATAAACATAAGCTGGAGACTCAAAAACTATTTCATGATACGAACCCGGATTTGTCCATCAGTCAATGTGATGAGATCTGGATTCGCAATGGAACCCGGGTAAATCCTATGGCCAAACACGCCAAGAAAGGTGGCTGGATATTCGAAGCGTGTATCCCTCGTTGTATCGTCAGTCCCAGTGCCACGATCATTCATAAAAATATTTTTAAGAAGATCGGACTTTTTGACTCCCACTTGATGGCTTGTGAAGATTACGATCTCTGGCTCAGGATCGCACCTCATTATGAAATCGGATTCCTCGACAAAAAATTAGTGACCCGTTACGGTGGGCACGACGATCAATTAAGTAGAAAATACTGGGGGATGGATCGTTTTCGCATTACAGCCATGGAAAAGCACCTTGATAGCAAATTGAACCCGGATTGGAAAAAAGCACTTCTGGAAGAGCTGGTATTTAAATGCGGTATCATTGCCGAGGGAGCCCGAAAGCGGGATAATCCTGAACTGGCTGAACGTTATCTGACAAAGCAAAAGCAACATCAGGAACGATTACAGGTATACTTGCAACAACCTTCGTAA
- a CDS encoding metallophosphoesterase family protein, which translates to MPKVDGQSVTFAILTDIHGNIYALDEAVKLIKQHKNVDRIICLGDNFSLGSAPAAVLKKLQQLKNTVFIRGNHDRYLFEKIWNYDRPTIEGMDPDDPVCIDIIANEKWTAEQLGDEGQTFIQNMKMSYFVSIHGTYVEFTHAWFGRDELPPTLEEAKKWRDHEQKKHSQVSRFVFVHGHTHIPRNEHFGKLRVLCPGSTGLPFDENQHGAVAFLKIRGDSIEWEVERFDYDYQAAMSHMEKVQPPFYRNLYSTLKYAGIRNDMVE; encoded by the coding sequence ATGCCTAAAGTTGATGGACAATCCGTGACATTCGCAATCCTTACCGATATACACGGAAATATTTACGCACTAGATGAGGCTGTAAAACTGATCAAACAGCACAAAAATGTGGATCGCATTATTTGTCTAGGTGATAATTTCTCATTGGGTTCAGCACCAGCAGCAGTCCTAAAGAAGCTGCAACAGCTGAAAAACACGGTATTTATTCGTGGCAATCATGATCGCTATCTTTTCGAGAAGATCTGGAACTATGATCGTCCCACTATTGAGGGGATGGATCCTGACGATCCAGTCTGCATCGATATTATAGCCAATGAAAAGTGGACAGCAGAACAGTTGGGTGATGAAGGCCAGACATTCATTCAGAACATGAAAATGTCCTATTTCGTGAGCATTCATGGCACCTATGTAGAGTTTACACACGCCTGGTTTGGTCGTGATGAATTGCCGCCAACTCTGGAAGAAGCGAAGAAGTGGCGTGATCATGAGCAGAAGAAGCATTCTCAAGTGAGCCGTTTTGTCTTTGTCCATGGGCACACCCACATTCCTCGAAATGAACATTTTGGCAAACTCCGCGTTTTGTGTCCGGGTTCTACTGGCTTACCCTTTGATGAAAACCAGCATGGAGCAGTCGCCTTTTTAAAGATCAGAGGTGATTCCATCGAATGGGAAGTAGAACGATTTGACTATGATTACCAGGCCGCTATGAGCCATATGGAAAAAGTACAGCCGCCCTTCTACCGGAATCTATACTCCACCTTAAAATATGCTGGAATCCGCAACGACATGGTTGAGTGA
- a CDS encoding tetratricopeptide repeat protein, producing MKLSRNLLVWVVGLLLLSILGCDSTDMTSAKVYLQQKNYDKAEEMLLLAFDKEPTNPEPAYLLAVEIYSRSKTWDKVAEYLSKSEAIGPNFAEKIKQAREKYWVDNFNSGANGYNALINGTAKDSEKVFTSTIKAFENCIIINSEKPEAYSTIAQVYLFKEDFVKSKEYMVLSVEKNPTDITSLVNLGNLYFRDKEYDDALVYLDRAMEVDPANLNAIKQIAFVYDAKGEKDMAAKAYLNAINADPESTDLHYNLGVLYFQQEKWQDAADEFIKVTEISPTEIDGLFNAGLAFGRMKNYTEAEKYLELAYEMAPESLDVVHELKMAYYHNYGTKSKKFKTLEKVEKSLK from the coding sequence ATGAAACTGTCAAGAAACCTGTTGGTCTGGGTTGTGGGGCTCTTGCTGCTCTCAATTCTGGGATGTGATTCCACCGACATGACCTCTGCAAAAGTCTATCTGCAGCAGAAAAACTATGATAAAGCCGAAGAAATGCTATTGTTGGCTTTTGACAAAGAACCAACAAATCCAGAACCAGCTTATTTATTGGCTGTTGAGATCTATTCCCGAAGTAAAACCTGGGATAAAGTTGCTGAATACTTGAGCAAATCAGAGGCAATCGGACCAAATTTTGCCGAAAAGATCAAACAAGCCCGAGAAAAATATTGGGTGGATAATTTTAATTCCGGAGCTAATGGCTACAACGCCTTGATTAATGGAACAGCCAAAGATTCAGAAAAGGTTTTCACCAGTACGATCAAGGCTTTTGAAAATTGTATCATAATAAACTCTGAGAAACCAGAAGCTTATAGTACTATTGCACAGGTCTATCTTTTCAAGGAAGATTTTGTAAAAAGCAAAGAGTATATGGTCCTGTCTGTCGAAAAGAACCCAACAGACATCACTTCTCTGGTAAATCTCGGGAACCTTTATTTTAGGGATAAAGAATATGATGATGCACTGGTTTACCTGGACAGAGCTATGGAAGTTGACCCTGCCAATCTGAATGCCATCAAACAAATCGCCTTTGTTTACGATGCCAAGGGTGAAAAAGACATGGCTGCTAAAGCATATCTGAATGCGATCAACGCTGATCCTGAAAGTACTGATCTACATTACAATCTAGGGGTGCTTTACTTCCAGCAGGAAAAATGGCAGGATGCCGCCGATGAGTTCATCAAAGTGACTGAAATTTCTCCTACCGAGATTGATGGTCTATTTAACGCCGGTCTTGCTTTCGGCCGAATGAAGAACTATACCGAAGCTGAGAAATACCTGGAATTAGCCTATGAGATGGCTCCTGAATCACTGGATGTGGTTCATGAACTAAAAATGGCTTACTACCATAATTACGGTACTAAATCCAAGAAATTCAAAACGTTGGAAAAGGTCGAGAAAAGTCTCAAATAA
- a CDS encoding AI-2E family transporter — protein sequence MSNQIQIAPQSVRFFHQNLLKTLVYFFLLILLLAGAYKALPLVIDAIFLLVIASILTVILNPLVDRMESSGVKRIFGSLIVFGGIFFTVGIGLVKGVPALLAEVTRINEVIQRHMAADSLDSFMNDINARIARYIPSFELDTDIISNLSTQFFGQLGSLLAGALNTLTTIIFILIITMFFLVDGSRMMKRLIEIVPNRYFEMSLNISYKTKKQLTNFLRGQLLAALGVAIQSIIGLSLLNWIFDANISGVFLIGSIAGLANMIPFVGPFMGMAPAIIVSLFNNLGDPVAAANFYYIIHIVVMFFIVQMIDNNLISPIVISGSMEMHPLTVILLILIGSQFGVLGMFLAVPAWGIFKVVIQEIYQGLKGHRLI from the coding sequence ATGAGTAATCAGATCCAGATAGCCCCGCAATCGGTACGTTTCTTTCACCAGAATTTGTTAAAAACCCTGGTATATTTCTTTTTATTAATCCTGTTGTTGGCTGGAGCCTATAAAGCACTCCCCCTAGTAATAGATGCCATTTTTCTCCTGGTTATTGCCTCGATCCTGACGGTGATCCTCAATCCCCTTGTGGATCGCATGGAGTCTTCCGGGGTGAAGCGAATATTTGGTTCCTTAATTGTTTTCGGGGGTATCTTTTTTACAGTTGGGATCGGTTTGGTCAAAGGCGTGCCGGCCTTGCTGGCTGAGGTCACCAGGATCAACGAGGTGATCCAGCGACATATGGCTGCGGACTCTCTGGATTCCTTTATGAACGATATAAATGCCAGAATAGCTCGGTATATTCCCAGTTTTGAATTGGATACGGACATCATATCCAATTTATCAACACAGTTCTTCGGACAGTTGGGGTCTCTGTTAGCAGGCGCTCTAAACACCTTGACCACCATTATTTTCATCTTGATCATCACCATGTTCTTTCTGGTTGATGGCTCGCGTATGATGAAACGATTGATCGAGATCGTTCCCAATCGCTATTTTGAGATGTCCCTGAATATTAGTTACAAAACAAAAAAGCAATTGACCAATTTTCTCAGAGGACAATTGTTAGCCGCTCTGGGTGTGGCTATTCAATCAATCATTGGCTTGAGTTTGTTGAATTGGATCTTTGATGCAAATATCTCCGGAGTGTTTCTGATTGGTTCCATTGCCGGCCTGGCCAACATGATTCCCTTTGTGGGTCCCTTTATGGGCATGGCACCGGCTATCATCGTTAGCTTATTCAACAATCTGGGTGATCCGGTGGCTGCGGCTAATTTTTATTATATCATCCATATTGTCGTGATGTTCTTTATTGTTCAGATGATCGACAACAATCTGATCTCACCGATTGTGATCTCGGGATCTATGGAGATGCATCCCTTAACTGTGATATTATTGATTCTCATTGGTTCACAGTTTGGTGTACTCGGGATGTTTTTAGCTGTACCAGCCTGGGGGATATTCAAAGTGGTGATTCAGGAGATCTATCAAGGGCTTAAAGGTCACCGCCTGATCTAA
- a CDS encoding cyclic nucleotide-binding domain-containing protein: MNDKPKVSYPIFESYKNKLKPKRSQAQLAISQVEIFSRMSWREIKIIEHAVHIRTYTPKEPIFKQGDPGSGMYIIVHGRVGLFFEVPNQEPTKLPELGEGDFFGEIALLDDSPRSASATALDNCTIIGFYRPDLMEILKTKPALGNKILLSLSEVLATRLRGTNSELLKLNQRLEELDVTGDHE; encoded by the coding sequence ATGAATGATAAACCAAAAGTATCCTATCCCATATTTGAGAGTTACAAGAATAAGCTGAAGCCGAAGCGCAGTCAGGCGCAATTAGCCATTTCACAAGTGGAGATATTCAGTCGAATGTCCTGGCGAGAGATCAAGATCATAGAGCATGCAGTGCATATTCGTACCTATACTCCCAAAGAGCCCATCTTTAAACAAGGCGATCCCGGAAGCGGTATGTATATCATTGTCCATGGTCGAGTGGGTCTCTTTTTTGAGGTTCCCAACCAGGAGCCTACCAAATTACCGGAACTGGGTGAAGGTGATTTTTTTGGTGAGATCGCCCTTCTGGATGATTCGCCCCGCTCCGCTTCAGCTACAGCTCTGGATAATTGTACAATCATTGGTTTTTATCGTCCGGACCTTATGGAGATCCTCAAGACCAAGCCCGCTCTGGGTAACAAGATACTTCTATCACTTTCTGAGGTGTTGGCAACCCGTCTGCGCGGAACGAACAGTGAGTTACTTAAATTGAACCAGCGTTTGGAAGAACTGGATGTGACTGGAGATCATGAGTAA
- a CDS encoding DUF3108 domain-containing protein, with protein MKYIIILTFCLSWGAIAAPADQVIHYEAAYMGIPLLDMTLTWVEDETSVQITYDNQLKPFIAFFHPIHNIYRVHFQRDSFAPLDWSKTVSEGDMQFQLRAVRSSDGQKVIYSNGLSLDFPPGCMTIFSATHFLASRAQDPGFFPVKFPVFIDGELWEAHARRYTADNPHPDHTLVANQILVQADLHYLSGKAIIDDNDILTSVIATEGTRFLLWVAPDGNYTRAQFGNFPRAVVLKQIQNK; from the coding sequence ATGAAATATATAATCATATTGACATTCTGCCTAAGCTGGGGTGCAATCGCTGCTCCTGCTGATCAAGTGATCCATTATGAAGCCGCCTACATGGGAATACCACTTCTTGATATGACGCTGACCTGGGTGGAAGACGAAACCAGCGTTCAGATTACTTATGACAATCAGCTCAAGCCATTTATCGCTTTTTTCCATCCCATCCACAACATTTACAGGGTTCATTTCCAAAGGGATAGTTTTGCCCCCCTGGATTGGTCAAAAACAGTTTCTGAGGGAGATATGCAATTTCAACTCAGAGCTGTACGATCTTCCGATGGGCAAAAAGTTATCTATTCAAATGGTCTCAGTCTTGATTTTCCGCCAGGATGTATGACCATATTCTCAGCCACCCATTTTTTAGCCTCCAGGGCTCAGGATCCTGGTTTTTTCCCTGTGAAATTCCCCGTGTTCATTGATGGTGAGTTGTGGGAAGCACATGCTCGGCGATATACTGCTGACAACCCCCATCCTGATCATACCCTGGTTGCAAACCAGATCCTGGTTCAGGCCGACCTGCATTATCTCAGCGGCAAAGCCATCATTGATGATAATGATATCCTTACTTCGGTCATCGCCACAGAAGGAACCCGATTTTTGCTCTGGGTTGCTCCTGACGGTAATTATACTCGAGCTCAATTTGGCAATTTCCCCAGGGCTGTGGTGCTAAAACAAATACAAAATAAGTAA
- a CDS encoding glycosyltransferase, producing the protein MNLFIGGLLVVVTLVYVGFTIVIIRGLFLKLSKPGRSDHPDVAVVIAARNEEQNLPQLLADLAAQNYQGQLDFYIADDRSTDSTWSILEQFSRRHTNLHAVRINALAENMTPKKNALTQCLKQTTAELILTTDADCRVGPGWVASAVSQMDETVGVLVGYSQVEARTIFQRYQALDFIGIMVANAGMMTQGQVWSGSGQNLAYRRSAFTTIGGFNPVAHKISGDDVYLVQAIPVATGLQARFNFEPDHFVQTMPMDTLKAFLSQRIRWSSNSKGLEKRKPRFFAFLLSAFLSNFLLLIMGMFGWFDVFFWCALALKFLAEGVVMMAGAQRFGYGALLPMYPLWFVVQPFYISYVGLMGLRGKFSWKP; encoded by the coding sequence ATGAACCTATTTATTGGCGGCTTGCTGGTCGTAGTTACACTGGTTTATGTTGGTTTCACCATCGTTATTATTCGCGGTCTTTTCCTGAAATTATCCAAGCCTGGTCGATCTGATCATCCTGATGTGGCTGTGGTAATCGCCGCTCGGAATGAAGAGCAGAATCTTCCTCAGCTATTAGCAGATCTCGCTGCGCAGAATTACCAGGGACAGTTGGACTTTTATATTGCTGATGACCGCTCTACTGATTCAACCTGGAGTATTTTAGAACAATTTTCCAGGAGGCATACAAATCTGCACGCAGTCCGTATCAACGCCCTGGCCGAGAATATGACGCCAAAAAAGAATGCTTTGACCCAATGTCTGAAACAAACTACTGCAGAGCTTATCCTTACGACAGATGCTGATTGTCGAGTTGGTCCTGGTTGGGTTGCCAGTGCAGTTTCTCAGATGGATGAAACAGTGGGCGTTTTGGTTGGTTATTCTCAGGTTGAGGCGAGGACAATTTTTCAGCGTTATCAAGCCCTGGATTTTATTGGGATCATGGTGGCAAACGCAGGCATGATGACCCAGGGTCAGGTCTGGAGCGGATCCGGTCAAAACTTGGCTTACCGCCGCTCGGCTTTCACTACTATTGGTGGCTTTAATCCTGTTGCACATAAAATTTCAGGGGATGATGTTTATCTGGTGCAGGCAATTCCAGTAGCTACCGGCTTACAAGCCAGATTTAATTTTGAGCCGGATCATTTTGTACAAACAATGCCCATGGATACGCTCAAGGCGTTTTTAAGTCAGCGGATTCGTTGGTCCTCGAATTCCAAGGGACTGGAGAAACGTAAACCCCGATTTTTCGCTTTTCTTCTGAGTGCCTTTTTAAGCAATTTTCTCCTCTTGATTATGGGGATGTTTGGCTGGTTCGATGTTTTCTTCTGGTGTGCTTTGGCACTTAAGTTCTTGGCGGAAGGTGTGGTAATGATGGCAGGTGCCCAGCGTTTTGGCTATGGAGCTCTTTTGCCAATGTACCCACTTTGGTTCGTGGTGCAGCCCTTCTACATTAGCTATGTAGGACTCATGGGACTCCGAGGAAAATTCAGTTGGAAGCCATAA
- the mgtE gene encoding magnesium transporter, translated as MRDLHLHIDTVRRLLRRHAKSNLENMLAKLHAADLALIFRHLSTEEISDVFLTIINVDHAAAVVSEMDEHLIEELITSLPIDKTMQLMKAMSPDDEADILQLLPAELAEEILDRLKDSESEELESLMAYPENSAGGLMIPDVFALHEDTTVGEAIASIQNQDEQEMVFYLYVVDDRQHLVGVISLRDLITSKPDKKLSQMMTMNVHSVQPLTDQDEVAQMVSRYNILAVPVVNSGNKLMGIITVDDVIDVIREEATEDFFQMAGAGRDRDILMKSAFSNAKTRVPWLFASWIGGMLVASIITTYEETLGQVLALMAFLPIIIGMAGNVGTQTATIVVRGIATGRVDSATALMVVLKELKVGFMLGTLYGILLGGSGYLLGLLGYMDIGVMTAVELGITIGVGIILAMATAAFVGALVPVLLNRINLDPAVATGPFVTTSVDILGVVVYFIVAGFFIL; from the coding sequence ATGCGAGATTTACACCTACATATTGACACCGTAAGACGCCTTTTGCGTCGACATGCCAAGAGCAATCTTGAGAACATGTTGGCTAAGTTGCACGCTGCCGACCTGGCCTTGATCTTTCGTCATCTTTCCACTGAGGAAATCAGCGACGTCTTTTTGACTATTATTAATGTGGATCATGCCGCTGCAGTCGTCTCTGAGATGGATGAGCACCTGATTGAAGAACTGATAACATCCCTTCCTATTGATAAAACCATGCAGTTGATGAAAGCGATGTCTCCTGATGATGAGGCTGACATTCTTCAATTGTTACCTGCTGAATTGGCTGAGGAAATCCTCGATCGCTTGAAAGATAGTGAGTCTGAGGAGCTGGAATCCCTCATGGCTTATCCTGAGAATTCTGCCGGTGGCTTGATGATTCCAGACGTCTTTGCGCTTCATGAAGACACCACTGTAGGTGAAGCCATTGCATCCATCCAGAATCAGGATGAACAGGAGATGGTATTCTATCTCTATGTTGTGGATGATCGTCAGCACCTGGTTGGCGTAATCTCACTGCGTGACCTGATCACATCTAAGCCTGACAAAAAATTAAGTCAGATGATGACCATGAATGTCCATTCCGTTCAACCGTTGACGGATCAGGATGAAGTGGCTCAAATGGTCTCACGGTATAATATTCTGGCAGTACCTGTGGTAAATAGTGGCAACAAGCTGATGGGAATTATCACGGTTGACGATGTGATCGATGTGATTCGTGAAGAAGCAACAGAAGATTTTTTCCAGATGGCTGGTGCCGGTCGCGACCGTGACATCCTCATGAAAAGTGCTTTTTCAAACGCTAAAACTCGGGTTCCCTGGCTATTTGCAAGTTGGATTGGTGGTATGTTGGTGGCCAGTATTATCACGACTTATGAGGAAACCCTGGGTCAGGTTCTAGCCCTTATGGCATTTTTGCCCATCATCATAGGTATGGCTGGAAACGTGGGTACTCAAACAGCTACCATCGTTGTCCGCGGAATTGCCACAGGAAGAGTTGACTCGGCAACAGCTTTGATGGTCGTTTTGAAAGAACTCAAGGTTGGTTTTATGTTGGGTACGCTATATGGTATTCTCCTTGGAGGGTCAGGTTATCTCCTGGGGCTTCTGGGCTACATGGATATTGGCGTCATGACAGCAGTTGAATTGGGTATCACGATCGGCGTGGGAATTATTTTAGCCATGGCAACGGCCGCCTTTGTTGGAGCTCTGGTTCCTGTTTTGTTGAATCGGATAAATCTGGATCCAGCCGTTGCAACGGGTCCATTTGTCACGACTTCCGTTGATATTCTTGGCGTAGTGGTTTATTTCATTGTTGCCGGATTTTTTATTCTTTAA
- the mnmA gene encoding tRNA 2-thiouridine(34) synthase MnmA, with translation MTPINKKVVIAMSGGVDSSLAARLLVEQGYDVIGVTMKLGGYIDTGDQTTHDSNCCSLDDINNAKAECADLGIPHYTLDMSAEFKQIVIKNFVSEYKAGRTPNPCIICNTEIKWHALLNKLDDLGVDYLATGHYARKVRHAASGQWVIGRGKDLHKDQSYVLWGIRPEDLKRTLFPLGDLSKKEVRELATQSEMRTADTPESMEICFVPDNDYRRFLNEQYPEMVAAAPAGDFIDARGEVIGQHQGIFNYTVGQRKGLGLATGERVFINKIDADNNIIHVGNKQAAEAMTFTVNSCNWLIPEIHILDKAIDVQIRYNHSAMPAVISRVSENEIKVVFEKPENAITPGQSAVFFQNGMVVGGGIISSV, from the coding sequence ATGACACCCATCAATAAAAAAGTCGTTATCGCCATGAGCGGGGGTGTGGACAGCTCCCTGGCAGCTCGTCTTCTGGTTGAGCAGGGTTACGATGTCATTGGTGTAACCATGAAGCTAGGAGGTTACATCGACACAGGGGATCAAACGACCCATGATAGTAACTGCTGTTCTCTGGATGATATCAACAATGCCAAAGCCGAGTGTGCCGATCTGGGGATTCCCCATTATACACTGGATATGTCAGCGGAGTTCAAGCAGATCGTCATCAAGAACTTTGTTTCTGAATACAAAGCCGGCCGCACGCCCAACCCCTGTATCATCTGCAATACTGAGATCAAGTGGCATGCACTCCTGAATAAACTGGATGACCTGGGTGTGGATTATCTGGCTACGGGACATTATGCCCGGAAAGTTCGACATGCAGCATCAGGACAATGGGTCATCGGGCGTGGAAAAGATCTGCACAAGGATCAATCTTACGTACTTTGGGGTATCCGGCCGGAAGACCTGAAGCGAACCCTTTTCCCACTGGGTGATCTTTCCAAAAAAGAAGTTCGGGAGCTGGCAACCCAGTCAGAAATGCGCACCGCTGATACTCCAGAGAGTATGGAGATCTGCTTTGTACCAGATAATGACTATCGCCGCTTCCTGAATGAACAGTATCCCGAAATGGTTGCTGCTGCACCTGCAGGTGATTTTATTGATGCGCGGGGTGAGGTCATCGGGCAGCATCAGGGTATTTTCAATTATACGGTTGGCCAACGAAAGGGACTGGGGTTGGCTACTGGTGAACGGGTATTCATCAATAAGATCGATGCAGATAATAATATCATTCACGTCGGTAATAAACAGGCTGCTGAAGCCATGACTTTCACTGTGAATTCCTGCAATTGGCTCATTCCGGAGATCCACATCCTTGATAAAGCGATCGATGTTCAGATTCGTTACAATCACAGTGCCATGCCTGCAGTTATCTCCCGGGTTTCAGAGAATGAGATCAAGGTCGTCTTTGAGAAGCCCGAAAATGCTATAACACCGGGACAATCGGCCGTCTTCTTCCAAAATGGGATGGTGGTTGGTGGTGGCATCATTAGTTCAGTTTAA
- a CDS encoding sugar phosphate nucleotidyltransferase, giving the protein MNKQLAVVIMAAGKGTRMKRDDIPKVCNLVLGKPLIQYVVDQAKSLSPAKIICIVGHQQDIVRNTLKNEPILFAEQLEQLGTGHAVQQTAKLLRDFEGDIIVLSGDVPQLQGTTLATLLKKHRNENFAATVLTALADDPTGYGRVLRTEDDLFDYVVEHKDANEIQLSINEINSGIYVFDSKKLFAELAKVGNSNAQGEYYLPDVLPLLQNTGAKVGVEICETFSEIQGINTVEELQTVEAKILTSQE; this is encoded by the coding sequence ATGAACAAACAATTAGCAGTAGTGATCATGGCAGCCGGGAAAGGGACCCGCATGAAACGGGATGATATCCCGAAAGTGTGTAACCTTGTTCTGGGCAAACCCTTGATCCAATATGTTGTGGATCAGGCAAAAAGTTTATCTCCAGCGAAGATCATTTGTATCGTTGGACATCAACAAGATATTGTAAGAAACACCCTTAAGAATGAGCCCATTCTTTTTGCTGAGCAATTGGAACAACTGGGAACCGGTCATGCAGTCCAGCAAACAGCCAAACTCTTAAGGGATTTTGAGGGTGATATCATTGTATTATCCGGAGATGTTCCCCAACTGCAAGGCACTACTTTAGCTACTCTGCTTAAGAAACACCGCAATGAAAATTTTGCTGCCACAGTTCTGACGGCTCTGGCTGATGACCCTACTGGTTATGGTCGCGTTCTGCGAACCGAAGATGACCTCTTCGATTACGTGGTGGAGCACAAGGATGCTAACGAAATTCAGCTAAGCATCAATGAGATCAACTCAGGCATTTATGTTTTTGATAGCAAAAAACTCTTTGCAGAACTCGCTAAAGTGGGCAACAGTAATGCTCAGGGCGAATATTACCTACCCGATGTTTTGCCTTTATTGCAAAACACAGGGGCAAAGGTAGGGGTTGAAATCTGCGAAACTTTTTCTGAAATTCAGGGTATCAACACTGTGGAAGAATTACAAACAGTGGAAGCGAAGATTTTAACCTCGCAGGAGTAA
- a CDS encoding LytR C-terminal domain-containing protein, producing the protein MAKVLNSKTSKQSRRATKKNRKKRPAQSADMLVNVLMLALSVLVLTFIWSFWNRHTNNRTVAEEMRYYAEIPEEVTPETLIASKKYPNVSVEILNGCGVSGVAALFKDIVHEKTFDVLNTENAAHFHYDNTIIIARTSNTDAAFKLAEELGIDRGKVSIEKDASLAVDITMIIGHDYKTVPAYKAKKS; encoded by the coding sequence ATGGCAAAAGTTCTGAACAGCAAAACCTCCAAACAATCTCGACGCGCAACCAAGAAAAATCGTAAAAAACGACCGGCTCAATCAGCTGATATGCTGGTGAATGTTCTCATGCTGGCACTCTCCGTGTTGGTCCTCACCTTTATCTGGTCTTTCTGGAATCGCCACACAAACAATCGAACGGTCGCTGAAGAAATGCGCTATTATGCAGAAATTCCCGAGGAAGTCACTCCTGAAACTCTGATCGCCAGCAAAAAGTACCCCAATGTGAGTGTTGAGATATTGAATGGATGTGGCGTGAGTGGTGTTGCTGCTTTATTCAAAGATATCGTTCACGAAAAGACCTTTGATGTACTAAACACGGAAAACGCTGCTCATTTTCACTACGATAATACCATTATTATCGCCCGAACTTCAAATACGGATGCCGCCTTTAAGCTGGCCGAGGAACTTGGGATCGATCGCGGTAAGGTTAGTATCGAAAAAGATGCCAGCCTGGCAGTTGATATCACCATGATAATCGGGCATGACTACAAAACTGTTCCGGCCTATAAGGCAAAAAAATCATAA
- the rsfS gene encoding ribosome silencing factor has protein sequence MPDNYSASKKLAFEIGEFAMQKKANKVKILDVHKLTSMTDFFVICSGNSDAQVKAITDHIVDEIAEVERPYNREGYDTREWILLDYINVVVHIFHEASRDYYDLERLWIDAETTELSDDDQVPDADTPLFDNL, from the coding sequence ATGCCTGACAATTATTCAGCTTCAAAAAAGCTCGCTTTCGAAATCGGTGAGTTTGCCATGCAAAAGAAAGCCAACAAAGTAAAGATACTGGATGTCCATAAATTGACTTCCATGACTGATTTCTTTGTGATCTGTTCCGGAAATTCTGACGCTCAAGTGAAAGCAATCACCGATCATATCGTTGATGAGATTGCTGAAGTCGAGCGACCCTACAATCGTGAAGGTTATGATACTCGTGAATGGATCCTTTTGGATTATATAAATGTGGTTGTGCATATTTTTCACGAAGCCAGTCGGGATTACTATGACCTGGAACGATTATGGATCGATGCTGAGACAACTGAGCTTTCCGATGATGACCAGGTCCCAGATGCCGACACACCTCTTTTCGACAACCTCTAA